The following is a genomic window from Bacteroidia bacterium.
AACCATGTGTCCACCAAAGTCAATCTGCTGGCCTTCGAGAAACGAAACGGCTGCGACAAAGGTCACCGCACTGACCGATCCATAGGCGGCGGCAACCGCACCCGCATCGCTGATGGACATTTTCCGTTTCAGAATGAAAAATGTGTAGAGGGGAATACACAGGGCGATGACGAAGCCGAACAGCAACGCGTAGATGATTTCGGCAGAGAAACCGCTGTAGGCCAGTTCCTGGCCGCCTTTGAAACCAATCGCGAACAGGAGGTACAACGAGATGAACTTGCTTGATGATTCGGGAATCTCCATATCGCTTTTGACCAATACGGCAAGCGTTCCCAGCGCGAAAAACAGGAGGGTCGGATTTGTGAGGTTCGAAATAAGAATCTGGAAGTCCATGTCCGTTTTCTTCTGGTAGTACATCCGAAATCAAGAGATCGCACGCCGAAGGTGCGCTGCCTGCCTGTGCCAGGTCGGGAGGAATTCCCTCACCTTTCCCACGATGCCGGAAACAGCCCCGGACGCATCGTCGAATCACCCGCATTGTCTCCGTACAACGGCGAGGTCGCCCGCCTGGGTACAGAATGGCCCGCTTCGAGGTCGAATTTCGAGTCAAGGCTATATATGCTTCGCGGACGTTTACCGCGTTTTCGAAGCCGATTCAGACAACACGCGGAACGGGAGTCGCAGGAGGAGGACCTTCCCCTGACGTACTTTTGCATGCTTTCTCAAGAATCCGTCACTTCGAATGTCCTGCCGAAGGAGATATGCATACACATCTCCGGTCTCCGTATCGTCGTTCAGACCTCTCAAGTATCGTGCTTCCGTCGTCCATATGCAAACGAAATGGGGGCTCGAGGAGTATCGGGGTTCTGGACGATCCAGGCCTGCCCGGAGCCGCATTCCCCTTCGCGAAGTCAGCTTTGGGAGAGCTGCCCGGGCGCCCTTCGGCAAAGGTCCTTCGTGGTCCCGCGCGGGTGGACGAGCGACTTTCGCGGCACTCCCTCCATGAACCGATTCTCACGTGCACACGGATACAGACAGCTCAGAATTTCGACCCGGGATGCTTTTTCATCAATTTCTTGTAATCCTTCAGAACCTTGCCGAAGATTTTCTCGTTGCGTCGGCGTTCGGCGACGGTGCTTTCGAAATGCGCGCGCTCGCGTTCCATCTTCATGAAATTCTCGTAGGTGCCGTTGTCGAGTTCTCCGCTGTCGAGGGCTGCGAGAACCCGGCAGCCGATTTCGGACGTATGCGTGCAATCAGGAAAACGGCATTCACGTGAAAGCTCGCTTATTCTGTCGAAGGTACGTTCCAGGCCTTCTCCGGCATCCGCTATGCCCACCTCGCGCATTCCGGGATTATCGATGAGAATGCCTCCGCCGTCAAGCACGACCAGCTCACGATGCGTGGTGACGTGCCGACCCTTGCTGGTGCTGTCGCTGATTGCATCCGTGCGCATGAGCGTTTTGCCGGAAAGATGGTTGAGCAGAGTAGACTTCCCCACCCCGGATGAACCAAGCAGACAGTGCGTTTTCCCTACCGCGATGCATGCCCGGAGTTCGGAATATCCCTCTTCTGTTTCACTGCTGATCGCGAGGACCGGAACATCATCGATGCGCGACCGGACGCGTTCCAGGATGACAGACAGGTCCGCGGCATCGATCAAATCGATTTTCGTGAGTAAAATGATCGGCCGGACGTTCGATGCGTAGCAAATGGTCAGGTAGCGCTCGAGACGGTTGATGTTGAAATCCCTGTCCGCGGCCTGCACCAGGAACGCCACGTCGATATTCGCCGCGATGACCTGAATTTCCGCATGTTTGCCCACGGCTTGTCGCCTGATCACCGAATGCCGCGGAAGCACGGCATGAATGACCGCCAGTTCGGGATCGCTGATGGATACGGCCACCCAGTCGCCCACTGCAGGAAAGTCCTCGCGACCCCGTGCGGAGAAGCGGAGGGTTCCGGTGATCTCCCCGCTGTACTCTCCCGCTGCGGCACGGACGACGTAGCGTTCCTTATGCTCGGCGATGACGCGGGCGGGTTGGAATGCTGCGAAGTCATTGGTCGTGAACAGGTTTGAAAAATGTTCGTCGTAACCGAGTTCCTGAAGTGTCATGGGATGTACAATTCGTTTCGAAAGAACATGATTGTGT
Proteins encoded in this region:
- the rsgA gene encoding ribosome small subunit-dependent GTPase A → MTLQELGYDEHFSNLFTTNDFAAFQPARVIAEHKERYVVRAAAGEYSGEITGTLRFSARGREDFPAVGDWVAVSISDPELAVIHAVLPRHSVIRRQAVGKHAEIQVIAANIDVAFLVQAADRDFNINRLERYLTICYASNVRPIILLTKIDLIDAADLSVILERVRSRIDDVPVLAISSETEEGYSELRACIAVGKTHCLLGSSGVGKSTLLNHLSGKTLMRTDAISDSTSKGRHVTTHRELVVLDGGGILIDNPGMREVGIADAGEGLERTFDRISELSRECRFPDCTHTSEIGCRVLAALDSGELDNGTYENFMKMERERAHFESTVAERRRNEKIFGKVLKDYKKLMKKHPGSKF